From a single Rosa rugosa chromosome 7, drRosRugo1.1, whole genome shotgun sequence genomic region:
- the LOC133723156 gene encoding nudix hydrolase 14, chloroplastic-like yields the protein MDLISVFLALDCLFGADRGDSPKHGSWAGFQGLRYLIEKIEFENLLHKASVSFCATRVASSGHGGYSYLLEPLCWLGLITNGHLLPVGCSKLVQASMSLIPRTTLTLTLPRTLLALRSFSCKMSSDPPPLTHSLTLPSQLAAEPVQIVAAPHISSSQFRSAIDSSLFKQWLKNMESETGILSDGSLALKRVLIQGVDMFGKRIGFLKFEADVIDKETGEKVPGIVFACGPAVAVLILLESEGKAYAVLTEQVRVPVGRIILELPAGMLDDDKGDFLGTAIREVEEETGICLKQED from the exons ATGGATTTGATTTCAGTCTTTTTAGCTCTTGATT GTCTCTTTGGAGCTGACAGAGGAGATTCTCCGAAGCATGGAAGTTGGGCTGGCTTTCAGGGACTAC GTTACTTGATAGAAAAGATTGAATTTGAAAATCTACTTCACAAAGCTTCAGTGTCTTTTTGTGCAACTCGAGTTGCTTCTTCAG GCCATGGTGGGTATTCGTATCTCTTGGAGCCTCTGTGCTGGTTGGGATTGATTACAA ATGGGCACTTGCTCCCCGTTGGTTGTAGCAAGCTCGTTCAAGCTTCCATGTCGTTGATCCCCAGAACCACACTCACACTCACACTCCCCAGAACACTCCTCGCCCTTCGATCCTTCTCCTGCAAAATGTCATCCGACCCGCCACCGTTGACTCACTCCCTCACTCTCCCGAGTCAACTCGCCGCCGAGCCCGTCCAGATCGTCGCCGCCCCCCACATCTCCTCCTCCCAGTTCAG GAGCGCTATTGATTCGTCTTTGTTTAAGCAGTGGCTGAAGAACATGGAGAGTGAAACTGGGATTCTAAGCGACGGTTCTTTGGCTCTGAAACGAGTTCTAATTCAG GGTGTGGATATGTTTGGAAAGAGGATTGGGTTTCTGAAGTTTGAAGCAGATGTGATTGATAAAGAAACAGGGGAAAAG GTTCCAGGTATTGTGTTTGCATGCGGACCGGCTGTAGCTGTGCTTATACTTTTGGAATCGGAGGGCAAGGCTTATGCTGTTCTTACTGAACAG GTTAGAGTACCTGTTGGAAGGATCATACTGGAGTTGCCTGCTGGAATGTTGGATGATGACAAGGGTGATTTTCTCGGCACCGCAATCCgtgag GTGGAAGAAGAGACTGGCATATGCCTAAAACAAGAAGACTAA